One Paracholeplasma morum genomic window, TGTGCTTTTACCTTGAAATAAACGGTTACATACTTTATAATTGAATTATGATTAAATATGGAGGGAAACATATGCTTATTAGTTATGAGGGACAAGATTTTAAAGAAGTAATTGATAGACCAGGACTTGTTTTGGTGGATTTTTATGCAACATGGTGTGGACCATGCAAAATGTTAATGCCACAATTAGAAGCACTTTCTGAAGAACAACCACAAATTCCATTTGTTAAGGTTGATATCGATCAACACAAACCATTGGCTAAA contains:
- the trxA gene encoding thioredoxin — translated: MLISYEGQDFKEVIDRPGLVLVDFYATWCGPCKMLMPQLEALSEEQPQIPFVKVDIDQHKPLAKETYGVTSVPTLVLFKDGVEVSRQSGFAPKDAVFKWIQANK